The following coding sequences are from one Nicotiana tabacum cultivar K326 chromosome 1, ASM71507v2, whole genome shotgun sequence window:
- the LOC107767856 gene encoding transcription factor MYC2-like — protein MEDITSTNTLQKHLQYIIHSRQEWWVYAIFWQASKDANGRLIFSWGDGHFRGTKNLANSATVRIPNVDNNVSDTELFYMVSVPKYFVADNELIVRAYNPTSYIWLNNYDELQLYNYDRAKEAHLHGIRTLVCIPTPNGVVELGSSEIIQENWEIVQLSRSLFGLSNNNIVTPSPINHQDLSSFNFVPLGENHKVENDSPQATDTKLKQETVDGNISLGNSDSFENESSTINNINRPIKRGRKSSSSNATGTEMAKKHVEAERQRREKLNNRFYALRSVVPNVSKMDRASLLADAVTYINELKAKVEELESYKILSQKPKRQCATNSVQTVPSTVLNRANNSFGMEVEVKIIGLEAMVRVRSPDVNYPCARLMNVLRELELQVNHASVSSVKNLMLQDVVIKVTNEVANEEVLKSVILKRLSVAN, from the coding sequence ATGGAAGACATTACTTCAACTAATACCCTTCAAAAACACCTTCAATATATCATTCACAGTCGTCAAGAATGGTGGGTTTATGCCATCTTTTGGCAAGCATCAAAAGACGCTAATGGCCGTCTCATTTTCTCGTGGGGAGACGGCCATTTCCGCGGTACAAAAAATTTGGCTAATTCCGCCACAGTTCGTATCCCTAACGTAGACAATAACGTTAGCGATACAGAGTTGTTCTATATGGTATCAGTGCCTAAATATTTCGTGGCTGATAATGAGCTCATCGTCCGTGCTTATAATCCTACATCCTATATATGGCTGAACAATTATGACGAACTGCAACTATACAACTACGACAGAGCTAAAGAAGCTCACTTGCATGGAATTCGGACTCTAGTTTGTATTCCTACTCCTAATGGTGTCGTCGAATTGGGGTCCTCTGAAATTATTCAAGAAAATTGGGAAATAGTCCAACTAAGTAGGTCTCTATTTGGATTAAGCAACAACAATATTGTTACTCCATCACCAATTAATCATCAAGATCTTTCCAGCTTTAATTTTGTTCCATTGGGAGAAAATCACAAAGTGGAAAATGATTCACCACAAGCAACGGACAccaaattaaagcaagaaacagTTGATGGCAATATATCATTAGGAAATTCAGACAGCTTTGAGAATGAGTCATCGACGATCAACAATATTAATCGACCTATAAAACGAGGAAGAAAATCCAGTTCGAGTAACGCAACAGGGACAGAAATGGCCAAGAAACACGTTGAGGCAGAGAGACAGAGAAGAGAAAAGCTGAATAATCGATTCTATGCATTAAGGAGTGTGGTTCCTAACGTGTCGAAAATGGATAGAGCTTCATTACTGGCTGATGCAGTTACTTATATTAATGAACTCAAGGCTAAAGTTGAAGAATTAGAGTCGTACAAAATCCTGTCTCAGAAACCTAAGAGACAATGTGCTACTAATTCTGTACAAACCGTACCTTCCACTGTACTTAATCGTGCAAATAATTCATTTGGAATGGAAGTGGAGGTCAAGATTATCGGACTCGAAGCGATGGTTCGGGTCCGATCTCCTGATGTGAACTACCCGTGTGCGAGGTTGATGAATGTGCTGCGGGAGTTGGAGTTACAGGTTAACCATGCAAGCGTTTCCAGTGTCAAGAACCTAATGCTTCAAGATGTTGTGATCAAGGTTACTAATGAAGTGGCTAATGAGGAAGTTCTCAAATCTGTTATTCTCAAAAGATTAAGTGTTGCTAATTAG